The following proteins come from a genomic window of uncultured Treponema sp.:
- a CDS encoding RNA pseudouridine synthase — MDGLFKERLDTIFIRRGISTHRRVRRLLQKHNVCVNGSRVLESGFRLNLASDEISIDGIKKNLAPDIYLMMNKQTDAICSTKDDGLYKTVYSFVPQKYFDYAKENSLQKIHTVGRLDTDTEGLLIFTTNGDFSYSLANPLFHVKKTYYVELEKNESEAQRKFLEEKFSEGFFIPSEKNEREFISRPAILEWNSASSCRLTITEGKFHQVKRMFSAQGNRVVFLKRISIGSLALDEKLAPGDSRELSSEELSLLFK, encoded by the coding sequence ATGGACGGACTTTTTAAGGAGCGGCTGGACACTATTTTTATCCGGCGGGGAATCAGCACGCACAGAAGAGTGCGCAGGCTTTTGCAAAAGCACAATGTATGCGTGAACGGCTCAAGGGTTCTTGAAAGCGGATTCAGGCTGAACCTTGCATCGGATGAAATTTCCATAGACGGAATCAAAAAAAATCTTGCGCCGGACATCTATCTTATGATGAACAAACAGACGGACGCTATCTGCTCCACAAAAGACGACGGACTTTACAAAACGGTCTATAGTTTTGTTCCGCAAAAATACTTTGACTATGCAAAAGAAAATTCGCTGCAAAAAATTCATACTGTTGGACGGCTGGACACAGACACGGAAGGGCTTTTGATTTTTACAACGAACGGAGATTTTTCGTACAGCCTCGCAAATCCGCTTTTCCATGTGAAAAAAACTTACTACGTTGAACTTGAAAAAAATGAATCAGAAGCACAAAGAAAATTTCTTGAAGAAAAATTCAGCGAAGGATTTTTTATTCCGTCTGAAAAAAATGAAAGAGAATTTATTTCAAGGCCGGCAATTCTGGAATGGAACAGCGCAAGTTCCTGCCGCCTCACAATTACAGAAGGAAAATTTCATCAGGTAAAACGGATGTTCAGCGCGCAAGGAAACAGAGTTGTATTCTTAAAAAGAATTTCAATCGGAAGCCTTGCGCTGGATGAAAAGCTCGCGCCGGGAGACAGCAGAGAACTTTCAAGCGAAGAACTTTCCCTGCTGTTCAAGTGA
- a CDS encoding Dam family site-specific DNA-(adenine-N6)-methyltransferase: MSQIPHPFVKWAGGKTQLLPEIRKHYPQEIKKYCEPFVGGGAVLFDVLQKCHPEEVLINDMNSELINTYLQIKNNCDNLLKQLSEIQNKYKNQTLEENKILFYEKRLRYNELKINRNDAENLEKAALFIFLNKTCFNGLYRVNKKGEFNVPFNNAKNPLICDNENQYVPAKAVGLSALRYCSFRRNFQLLWNFGAPIPHARIA, encoded by the coding sequence ATGTCGCAGATTCCACATCCTTTTGTAAAATGGGCAGGCGGAAAAACTCAGCTCTTGCCGGAAATCAGAAAACATTATCCTCAAGAAATCAAAAAATACTGCGAGCCGTTTGTGGGCGGCGGCGCGGTTCTGTTCGATGTGCTTCAAAAATGCCACCCGGAAGAAGTGCTGATAAACGACATGAATTCGGAGCTGATAAACACATATTTGCAGATAAAAAACAACTGCGATAATCTGTTGAAACAGCTTTCAGAAATTCAAAATAAATATAAAAATCAAACTTTGGAAGAAAACAAAATTCTTTTTTACGAAAAGCGCCTTCGCTACAACGAGCTAAAAATCAACAGAAACGACGCTGAAAATCTTGAAAAAGCCGCGCTCTTTATTTTTCTGAACAAAACCTGCTTCAACGGACTTTACCGCGTGAACAAAAAAGGCGAATTCAACGTTCCGTTTAACAATGCAAAAAATCCGCTGATTTGCGATAACGAAAATCAGTACGTGCCGGCTAAAGCCGTCGGGCTTTCCGCACTTCGCTACTGCTCATTCCGCCGCAACTTTCAGTTGCTCTGGAACTTCGGTGCTCCAATCCCTCACGCGAGAATAGCATAA
- a CDS encoding site-specific DNA-methyltransferase produces the protein MNKGDWDKSQGFEKDNDFNREWLSACRSHLKDDGTIWISGTYHNIFSVAQMLNELDFRILNCVTWAKTNPPPNLSCRFFTHSTEFILWARKSKKVPHYFNYELMKEINGGTQMRDLWSLPAIAKWEKSCGKHPTQKPLPLLARIILASTKENAWILDPFTGSSTTGIAASLLNRRFLGIDRETEFLELSKARREEIENPQVRKAYHDKILKYSDKPIRGIAELCEIHEDEPYFGVDLPF, from the coding sequence GTGAACAAGGGCGACTGGGATAAATCTCAGGGTTTTGAAAAGGACAACGACTTTAACCGCGAATGGCTTTCTGCTTGCCGCTCGCATTTGAAGGACGACGGAACAATCTGGATTTCGGGAACGTATCACAATATTTTTTCAGTTGCGCAGATGCTGAACGAGCTGGACTTCCGCATTTTGAACTGCGTCACTTGGGCAAAGACGAATCCGCCGCCGAATCTTTCGTGCCGTTTTTTCACCCATTCAACTGAGTTTATCTTATGGGCAAGAAAAAGCAAGAAAGTTCCGCATTATTTTAACTATGAGCTGATGAAGGAAATCAACGGAGGAACTCAGATGCGCGACCTGTGGAGCTTGCCTGCAATCGCGAAGTGGGAAAAATCCTGCGGAAAGCATCCGACCCAAAAGCCTCTTCCGCTCCTTGCGCGGATTATCCTTGCTTCCACAAAAGAAAACGCATGGATTTTAGATCCGTTCACGGGAAGCTCCACGACAGGAATCGCCGCCTCGCTCCTGAACCGCCGTTTTTTGGGAATCGACCGAGAGACAGAATTTTTGGAACTTTCAAAAGCTCGGCGTGAGGAAATCGAAAATCCGCAGGTTCGCAAGGCTTACCACGATAAAATCCTGAAATATTCCGACAAGCCTATTCGCGGAATTGCGGAGCTTTGCGAGATTCACGAGGACGAGCCGTATTTTGGCGTGGACTTGCCGTTTTAG
- the polA gene encoding DNA polymerase I yields MAEEKIEDKTVYILDSYGLIYRAYFALLNHPLTNPGGDNISALVIFFKNLRALISKYNPCYLAAAFDSRVKTFRHELYAEYKANRAKTPEDLHAQVPWIEEILEALEIPVLRYDGFEADDIIATVAKKCAQENRPCRILSGDKDLLQLVTDSCLEMQPDRANGGWEVIGAQEVLEKWGIPPEKILDYLSLVGDASDNVPGVKGVGDKTAIKLLTQYGTLDEIYAHASEIKGALGEKIRNDKDNAYFSKQLITLRYDVPIEIDFESFCTKNINFKSGAELLEKYGAYAIAKSFASETAAEIHSEEKSVLQEKEPEEKIALSVKQNEGDYKPCTNLDELKNFAQNILDSAEKVVAFDTETDSLNTHEANLVGFSLSVEKGKGIYVPVILSGGMFAPETISKKDCLSVLEKLFAEKELTLVMHNGKFDLEVLAANGMSSKTECKIFDTMIAAWLLNPAASGKSPYSLEYLAETKLGLKGIEFKDIVQKNQTFADIPLEKAFKYGAEDSDFTLQLYYLLKDEIKKSNLEKLFYEMEMKVLPILVSMEIQGIHLDKKKLNEYKDELAVLISEKEKEIYKEADCEFNIASPKQLQEILFEKRNLPHGKKTKTGYSTDTAVLEELVFSTNDPLPKMILDYRSYTKLQSTYVEALPLLADKNGRIHTSFLQTGTATGRLSSRDPNLQNIPVRDESGRRIRSAFTAVPGTVLISADYSQIELVVLAHLSGDKNLCSAFINGIDVHKSTAALIYGISPEQVKPEQRRFAKTVNFGVMYGMSAFRLANELNISRTEAKNFIDQYFSTYSDVKKFLDETKRMARETGYVETITGRRRYIPEIKSSSKIVLQGAERIAINTPIQGSAADIVKTAMIKVQSALEKSSTGAKMLLQVHDELIFECPEDNAENAISIIQREMENAVQLRIPLRVSVERGKNWGEFH; encoded by the coding sequence ATGGCAGAAGAAAAAATCGAAGATAAGACTGTATATATTCTTGATTCCTACGGCTTGATTTACAGGGCGTACTTTGCGCTTTTGAATCATCCTCTTACAAATCCCGGCGGAGACAATATTAGCGCGCTGGTTATTTTCTTTAAGAATCTGAGGGCGCTTATTTCAAAATACAATCCGTGTTATCTTGCGGCGGCGTTTGATTCGCGTGTCAAGACATTTCGGCATGAACTTTATGCGGAGTACAAGGCTAACCGTGCCAAGACTCCGGAAGATTTGCATGCGCAGGTTCCTTGGATAGAAGAAATTCTTGAAGCATTGGAAATTCCTGTTCTTCGCTACGACGGATTTGAAGCTGATGATATTATTGCGACTGTTGCAAAAAAATGCGCACAGGAAAACCGGCCGTGCAGAATTCTTAGCGGCGACAAGGATTTGCTTCAGCTTGTTACGGACTCTTGCTTGGAAATGCAGCCGGACAGAGCCAACGGCGGCTGGGAAGTTATCGGCGCGCAGGAAGTTCTTGAAAAGTGGGGAATTCCGCCTGAAAAGATTCTGGACTACCTTTCGCTTGTGGGCGATGCTTCTGACAATGTTCCGGGCGTGAAGGGCGTGGGCGACAAAACCGCAATAAAACTTCTGACACAGTACGGAACTCTCGATGAGATTTATGCTCACGCTTCTGAAATAAAAGGCGCGCTTGGAGAAAAAATTAGGAACGACAAGGATAATGCTTATTTTTCAAAGCAGCTTATAACTTTAAGGTACGATGTTCCTATTGAAATTGATTTTGAATCTTTCTGCACAAAAAATATAAATTTTAAGTCTGGCGCGGAACTCCTTGAAAAATACGGAGCCTATGCGATTGCAAAAAGTTTCGCTTCGGAAACTGCGGCGGAAATTCATTCAGAGGAAAAATCAGTTTTGCAGGAAAAAGAGCCGGAAGAAAAAATCGCGCTGTCTGTAAAGCAAAATGAAGGCGACTACAAGCCTTGCACAAATCTTGACGAGCTGAAAAATTTTGCACAGAACATTTTAGATTCCGCAGAAAAAGTTGTGGCGTTCGATACAGAAACTGACAGCTTGAACACACATGAGGCGAATCTTGTAGGCTTTAGTTTGAGCGTTGAAAAAGGAAAAGGAATTTATGTTCCTGTTATTTTAAGCGGCGGAATGTTTGCTCCCGAAACGATCTCTAAAAAAGATTGCCTTTCTGTTCTTGAAAAACTTTTTGCGGAAAAAGAACTCACTCTTGTAATGCACAACGGAAAATTCGATCTTGAAGTTCTTGCCGCAAACGGAATGAGTTCAAAAACTGAATGTAAAATTTTTGACACGATGATTGCCGCCTGGCTTTTGAATCCTGCCGCTTCTGGAAAATCTCCGTACAGTCTTGAGTATCTTGCGGAAACGAAGCTTGGGCTTAAAGGAATTGAGTTCAAGGACATTGTTCAGAAAAATCAGACTTTTGCGGATATTCCTTTGGAGAAGGCTTTTAAATACGGCGCGGAAGATTCTGATTTTACATTGCAGCTTTATTATCTTTTAAAAGATGAAATTAAAAAATCAAATCTTGAAAAACTTTTTTATGAAATGGAAATGAAAGTTCTTCCGATTCTTGTTTCCATGGAAATTCAAGGAATTCATTTGGACAAGAAAAAACTGAACGAGTATAAAGATGAACTTGCAGTTTTGATTTCAGAAAAAGAAAAAGAAATTTACAAAGAGGCAGATTGCGAATTTAACATTGCGTCTCCAAAGCAGCTTCAGGAAATTTTGTTTGAAAAACGCAATCTTCCTCATGGCAAAAAAACAAAAACTGGTTACAGCACAGACACTGCTGTTCTTGAAGAACTTGTGTTTTCTACAAACGACCCTCTTCCAAAAATGATTCTTGATTACAGGTCGTACACAAAACTTCAAAGCACTTATGTGGAGGCACTGCCTTTGCTTGCAGACAAGAATGGAAGAATCCATACTTCTTTTTTGCAGACGGGAACTGCCACAGGCCGCCTTTCAAGTCGAGATCCAAATTTGCAGAACATTCCTGTGCGCGATGAATCTGGAAGAAGAATTCGTTCTGCGTTTACTGCTGTGCCGGGAACAGTTCTTATTTCTGCAGACTACTCTCAAATTGAACTTGTTGTGCTTGCGCATTTGAGCGGCGATAAAAATCTTTGCTCTGCCTTTATAAATGGAATTGATGTTCATAAATCCACAGCCGCTTTGATTTACGGAATTTCTCCAGAGCAGGTGAAGCCAGAACAGCGTCGCTTTGCAAAGACCGTGAACTTTGGGGTTATGTACGGAATGAGCGCGTTTCGACTTGCAAATGAATTGAACATAAGCCGGACAGAAGCAAAAAATTTTATTGACCAATATTTTTCAACGTATTCCGATGTTAAAAAATTTCTTGATGAAACAAAACGTATGGCAAGAGAAACCGGTTATGTTGAAACAATTACTGGACGCAGACGTTATATTCCAGAAATAAAAAGCTCAAGCAAGATTGTGCTTCAGGGCGCTGAAAGAATTGCAATAAACACTCCGATTCAAGGTAGCGCGGCTGATATTGTAAAAACTGCAATGATAAAAGTTCAGTCTGCCTTGGAAAAATCCAGTACAGGCGCAAAGATGCTTTTGCAGGTTCATGACGAATTGATTTTTGAATGCCCGGAAGACAATGCGGAAAATGCAATTTCAATTATTCAGCGCGAAATGGAAAATGCTGTTCAGCTGAGAATTCCTCTGCGTGTGAGTGTTGAGCGCGGAAAAAACTGGGGAGAATTCCACTGA
- the coaE gene encoding dephospho-CoA kinase (Dephospho-CoA kinase (CoaE) performs the final step in coenzyme A biosynthesis.), with amino-acid sequence MVLCVTGPMAVGKNAASSILEKLGFVSIDADLIGHDAVEICKEKILEEFSSLAQKNKIQLLNPDGKINRKNLGQLIFKNERLVKKQEEIVFPYINSVLEKFIDENSEKNIAVNATVLYKVNAMKKVEKILFIDSPVFVRFLRAKKRDRMKPLQIIERFFSQRFLFSQYKETGIEIFRIVNCGNLSSLQKKIERVVFKQ; translated from the coding sequence ATGGTTTTGTGCGTAACAGGTCCGATGGCGGTAGGAAAAAATGCGGCAAGTTCAATTCTTGAAAAACTGGGATTTGTTTCTATTGACGCGGATTTGATTGGTCATGACGCAGTTGAAATTTGCAAGGAAAAAATTCTTGAGGAATTTTCTTCTTTGGCTCAGAAAAATAAAATTCAGCTTTTGAATCCAGATGGAAAAATAAACAGAAAAAATCTTGGTCAGCTTATATTTAAAAATGAAAGGCTTGTAAAAAAGCAGGAGGAAATTGTTTTTCCGTATATAAATTCAGTCTTGGAAAAATTCATAGATGAAAATTCTGAAAAAAATATTGCGGTCAATGCAACTGTTTTGTACAAAGTGAATGCAATGAAAAAAGTTGAAAAAATTCTTTTTATTGATAGTCCGGTTTTTGTTAGATTTTTGCGCGCTAAAAAAAGAGACAGAATGAAGCCGCTTCAAATTATTGAAAGATTTTTTTCTCAAAGATTTTTGTTCAGCCAATATAAAGAAACTGGAATTGAAATTTTCAGAATTGTAAACTGCGGAAATCTTTCTTCACTTCAGAAAAAAATTGAGCGCGTAGTTTTCAAGCAATAA